Proteins encoded together in one Crocosphaera subtropica ATCC 51142 window:
- a CDS encoding tyrosine-type recombinase/integrase, which yields MKRERHGKAKILTPEEIYLLFNQGLKTQRDRTLFGFCLYTACRINEAVTQLTADAYDRLGTVRPYMTIRKGNSKGKLASRTIPTSEDLRHLLGQYRPNSENEYLFPGRWNKGHLHPDSASLILRKACRSIGLEGVSTHSFRRTALTQMSDANIPFRVIAEISGHHNLTQLHAYLEVKPDQVKGAIASLSSLSYIGKSSFRDPQPLQDNSTPSPTHPHS from the coding sequence ATGAAACGAGAACGGCACGGCAAAGCTAAAATCCTTACCCCTGAAGAAATTTACCTCCTCTTCAACCAAGGACTTAAAACCCAACGAGATCGCACTCTATTCGGCTTTTGCCTCTATACCGCTTGTCGAATTAACGAAGCCGTCACTCAACTCACTGCCGACGCATATGATCGCCTCGGAACCGTCCGACCCTACATGACCATCAGAAAGGGCAACAGCAAGGGTAAACTAGCCAGCCGAACAATTCCTACCTCAGAGGATTTAAGACACCTTCTAGGGCAATATAGACCCAATTCAGAGAACGAATACCTCTTCCCTGGACGTTGGAACAAAGGCCACCTTCACCCCGACAGTGCCTCCCTGATCCTCCGTAAAGCCTGTCGTTCCATCGGACTAGAAGGAGTCAGCACCCACAGCTTCCGACGCACCGCCCTGACCCAAATGAGCGACGCTAACATCCCCTTCCGAGTCATCGCCGAAATCAGCGGCCATCACAACCTCACCCAACTCCATGCCTACCTGGAAGTCAAACCAGATCAAGTCAAAGGCGCGATCGCGTCTTTATCGAGTTTGTCATATATCGGGAAAAGTAGCTTTCGTGATCCTCAACCCCTCCAAGATAACTCCACACCATCTCCCACTCATCCCCATTCTTGA